A genomic segment from Agelaius phoeniceus isolate bAgePho1 chromosome 2, bAgePho1.hap1, whole genome shotgun sequence encodes:
- the COL8A1 gene encoding collagen alpha-1(VIII) chain, which produces MVMLLFPMQLLVVAVTVYLELVRSAQGGAYYGIKQLPPQVPQYQPLGQQVPHMPLGKEGIPMQHLGKEVPRMPYRKEYPHLPQYRKEVPQMPMLGKDMAPKKEKEIPIRSLRGEQGPPGEPGPRGPPGPPGLPGHGVPGAKGKPGPQGYPGIGKPGLPGMPGKPGVMGPPGPRGEMGPKGEIGPMGIPGPQGPPGPHGLPGIGKAGAPGLQGQPGPKGEPGMKGPPGIPGIPGPKGEKGVGIPGLPGLKGPPGLPGPPGPVGLPGVGKPGMVGFPGPQGPLGKPGPPGELGLQGPPGAPGIQGPPGPPGIGKPGQDGMPGQPGFPGGKGEQGLPGLPGPPGLPGVGKPGFPGPKGERGVGGLPGPLGPKGEKGHAGPPGMGGPPGEPGQPGLPGIMGPPGAAGFPGPKGEGGAVGPPGPVGPKGEPGLQGFPGKPGFPGEVGGPGLRGLPGPTGPKGEAGHKGLPGLPGVPGLVGPKGEPGLPGAQGLQGPSGIPGIAGPSGPIGPPGLPGAKGEPGMPGPPGFPGVGKPGAAGLQGPPGKPGALGPPGQPGLQGPPGPPGPPGPPVIIPPTPPAVGQYLPEVGPGIDGLKPPYGYKAKKDKAGSIVYEMPAFTAELLTPFPRVGVPVKFDKLLYNGRQNYNPQTGIFTCEIPGVYYFAYHVHCKGANVWVALYKNNEPLMYTYDEYKKGFLDQASGSAVVQLMHGDKVYVQMPSEQAAGLYAGQYVHSSFSGYLLYPM; this is translated from the exons ATGGTCATGCTGCTCTTCCCCATGCAGCTGCTGGTAGTGGCTGTCACTGTTTACCTAGAGCTGGTGAGGTCTGCTCAAGGTGGTGCCTACTATGGGATCAAGCAGCTGCCACCTCAGGTGCCCCAGTACCAACCCCTTGGACAACAAGTACCTCACATGCCGCTGGGCAAAGAAGGCATCCCAATGCAGCACCTGGGCAAGGAGGTACCCCGCATGCCCTACAGGAAGGAGTACCCCCATCTGCCCCAGTACAGGAAGGAGGTCCCACAGATGCCGATGCTCGGCAAGGATATGGCTCCCAAGAAAGAGAAAG aaattCCCATACGCAGTCTGAGGGGTGAACAAGGTCCCCCGGGTGAGCCTGGACCAAGagggccaccagggccaccaggatTACCAGGTCATGGTGTACCAGGAGCCAAAGGAAAACCAGGCCCGCAAGGATACCCAGGAATTGGAAAGCCGGGTTTGCCAGGGATGCCAGGAAAACCAGGGGTCATGGGGCCCCCAGGGCCAAGAGGGGAGATGGGGCCGAAGGGGGAGATTGGGCCCATGGGGATTCCTGGACCACAAGGACCACCAGGGCCTCATGGGCTTCCTGGCATAGGGAAGGCGggtgctccagggctgcaggggcaaCCAGGGCCAAAGGGTGAGCCTGGGATGAAGGGGCCACCAGGAatccctgggatcccagggcCAAAAGGGGAGAAGGGGGTTGGGATCCCAGGTTTGCCAGGTCTGAAGGGTCCACCTGGGCTTCCTGGTCCCCCCGGCCCCGTGGGACTGCCAGGGGTTGGCAAACCCGGCATGGTTGGCTTCCCTGGCCCACAGGGACCCCTGGGCAAACCCGGACCCCCAGGAGAgttggggctgcaggggcctCCAGGGGCCCCTGGGATCCAAGGCCCTCCTGGCCCACCTGGTATTGGCAAACCAGGCCAGGATGGCATGCCCGGCCAGCCCGGCTTCCCAGGTGGCAAAGGGGAGCAGGGATTGCCAGGCCTGCCGGGCCCCCCCGGCCTCCCTGGGGTTGGGAAGCCGGGCTTCCCTGGGCCCAAAGGGGAGCGAGGTGTGGGTGGTCTGCCTGGGCCTCTGGGGCCGAAGGGGGAGAAGGGGCATGCGGGGCCACCTGGCATGGGAGGGCCACCAGGGGAACCCGGCCAGCCAGGACTGCCAGGCATCATGGGACCCCCGGGGGCCGCTGGTTTCCCAGGACCTAAAGGGGAGGGGGGCGCCGTAGGGCCACCAGGACCAGTCGGCCCCAAAGGGGAACCCGGCCTGCAGGGTTTTCCAGGAAAGCCAGGCTTTCCTGGGGAAGTGGGTGGCCCTGGGCTGCGGGGGCTGCCGGGCCCCACAGGACCCAAGGGGGAAGCCGGACACAAAGGCTTGCCGGGACTGCCGGGTGTCCCGGGGCTTGTGGGGCCAAAGGGTGAGCCCGGGCTACCCGGTGCCCAGGGGCTTCAGGGCCCCTCGGGCATCCCGGGCATTGCGGGACCCAGTGGTCCCATCGGCCCCCCCGGGCTGCCAGGGGCGAAGGGCGAGCCAGGCATGCCCGGCCCCCCTGGCTTTCCTGGGGTAGGCAAACCTGGTGCTGCGGGGCTGCAGGGACCCCCGGGAAAGCCTGGGGCGCTCGGTCCTCCTGGCCAGCCGGGGCTCCAGGGGCCACCGGGCCCTCCCGGGCCGCCAGGTCCCCCGGTCATCATCCCGCCCACTCCACCAGCTGTGGGACAATACCTGCCTGAGGTGGGACCAGGGATAGACGGCTTGAAGCCCCCCTACGGCTACAAGGCCAAGAAAGACAAGGCTGGTAGCATTGTTTACGAGATGCCCGCGTTCACGGCAGAGCTCCTCACGCCCTTCCCCCGCGTCGGGGTGCCCGTGAAGTTCGACAAGCTCCTGTACAACGGCCGGCAGAACTACAACCCCCAGACGGGGATCTTCACATGCGAGATCCCCGGTGTCTACTATTTCGCCTACCACGTCCACTGTAAAGGCGCCAACGTGTGGGTGGCGCTGTACAAGAACAACGAGCCGCTCATGTACACCTACGACGAATACAAGAAGGGCTTCCTGGACCAGGCTTCGGGCAGTGCCGTGGTGCAGCTGATGCACGGAGACAAAGTTTACGTTCAGATGCCATCCGAGCAGGCGGCAGGACTCTATGCCGGGCAGTACGTTCATTCGTCTTTTTCAGGGTATTTATTGTATCCCATGTAA